Proteins from a single region of Abyssalbus ytuae:
- a CDS encoding copper homeostasis protein CutC, translating to MIIEICCNGFESAKNAEEAGANRIELCAELGVGGVTPSFGLLDMVLEKLNIPVYVLIRPRSGDFVYGEAELEIMMKDIEKCKAMGVAGIVSGILKDNYEIDIDKTKMLIDAGKGMDFTFNRAFDLIPDALYGLEQLMQTGCKRILTSGQHKKAVNGMGLLKELKKKGKDIISIMPGSGVNEGNIEIFKKNGFNELHFSASVIKEKNIAASRFSMNSFHLISDNSTPVSDVDILRRTISKVKLI from the coding sequence ATGATTATAGAAATTTGTTGTAATGGTTTTGAATCGGCAAAAAATGCGGAAGAGGCAGGAGCCAACAGGATTGAGCTTTGTGCCGAACTGGGAGTGGGAGGTGTTACCCCTTCCTTTGGGTTGCTGGATATGGTCCTGGAAAAATTAAATATTCCGGTTTATGTACTCATCCGCCCACGCAGCGGTGATTTTGTGTATGGTGAAGCGGAACTTGAAATAATGATGAAAGATATTGAAAAATGTAAGGCAATGGGGGTGGCCGGAATTGTATCGGGAATTCTAAAAGATAATTATGAAATAGATATTGATAAAACTAAAATGCTGATAGATGCCGGTAAGGGAATGGATTTTACTTTTAATCGTGCTTTTGATCTTATACCTGATGCTCTGTACGGTTTGGAACAATTAATGCAAACAGGATGTAAAAGAATATTAACTTCCGGTCAGCATAAAAAGGCAGTAAATGGCATGGGGTTATTAAAAGAACTCAAAAAAAAAGGAAAAGATATAATAAGTATAATGCCAGGTAGTGGTGTAAATGAAGGGAATATTGAAATTTTTAAGAAGAATGGTTTTAATGAGCTCCACTTTTCAGCCTCTGTTATAAAAGAAAAAAATATAGCAGCTTCCAGGTTTTCCATGAATAGCTTTCACCTTATTTCAGATAATAGTACTCCTGTTTCGGACGTTGATATTTTAAGAAGAACCATAAGTAAAGTTAAACTTATATAA
- the polA gene encoding DNA polymerase I: MSEQKRLFLLDAYALIFRGYYAFIKNPRINSKGLNTSAIMGFMNSLLDVIKREKPDHLAVAFDKGGSVDRVEMFAEYKANRDETPEAIKIAIPYICDILEAMHIPVIVKEGYEADDIIGTLAKQAEKQGYRTYMVTPDKDFAQLVSENIFMYKPPRSGNGVEIWGIPEVLKNFEIERPEQVIDFLGMKGDAIDNIPGLPGIGDKTAKKLIKEFGSMENLLANTDKLKGKMKENVEANADQGLLSKKLARIMTDVPVEFHEENFELSIPDFEKVKEIFKELEFRRILENFLKTFNQSINDNIPGTNADTQKKQTSGNVQFDLFNLPGSGTVTPGENEVNGYQTIANTPHSYQYVNTVLGRKLLLEKLLKQKSVCFDTETTSLKSLEAELVGCAFSWEDGKGYYVTFPEDQAETQKIIEEFKPFFEKKNIQKIGQNLKYDIKVLSNYNIEVSEPFFDTMIAHYLINPDMRHNMDILAETYLNYQPVSITELIGKKGKNQLSMRTVELEKQTEYAVEDADITLQLKEHFEKELKSGNVTKLFNEVEVPLVRVLADMEIEGINIDTNYLKELSEKLSEDINRLEKGIYQQAGEEFNLASPKQLGPILFDKLKLVDKPKKTKTGQYSTAEDVLSYLAKDHQIVADILEWRSYNKLKSTYVDALPNEINPHTRRVHTIYNQAVAATGRLSSNNPNLQNIPIRTQRGREVRKAFIPRNDEYILMSADYSQIELRLIAALSGDEVMINSFLKGEDIHASTAAKVFNVPLDQVTREQRSNAKTVNFGIIYGVSAFGLSNQTNLTRSEAKELIDTYYKTYPTLKDYISKQIDFAREHGYVETILERRRYLKDINSRNAVVRGAAERNAVNAPLQGSAADIIKIAMINIHKKLKEGNYKSKMLLQVHDELVFDIHKEELETLKPIIKSEMENAYKLKVPLEVEVGTGQNWLEAH, from the coding sequence ATGTCTGAACAAAAACGCCTTTTTTTACTTGATGCCTATGCCCTCATTTTTCGTGGTTATTACGCTTTTATAAAAAATCCGCGCATTAATTCCAAAGGATTAAACACCTCGGCAATTATGGGTTTTATGAATTCATTGCTGGATGTTATTAAAAGAGAAAAACCAGATCATCTGGCAGTGGCTTTTGACAAAGGCGGGTCGGTAGACCGTGTTGAAATGTTTGCTGAGTATAAAGCAAACAGGGACGAAACCCCTGAAGCAATAAAAATTGCCATACCTTATATATGTGATATACTGGAAGCCATGCATATACCGGTTATTGTAAAAGAAGGCTATGAAGCTGACGATATAATAGGAACCCTGGCCAAACAAGCAGAAAAACAAGGTTACAGAACTTATATGGTAACCCCTGATAAAGATTTTGCCCAATTAGTTTCCGAGAATATTTTTATGTACAAACCCCCACGCAGCGGAAACGGCGTTGAAATATGGGGCATACCGGAAGTTTTGAAAAATTTTGAAATAGAAAGACCCGAACAGGTTATTGATTTTCTGGGAATGAAAGGAGATGCCATAGACAACATACCCGGCTTGCCCGGTATTGGCGATAAAACCGCAAAAAAGCTTATTAAAGAATTTGGAAGTATGGAAAATCTCCTTGCCAATACCGATAAGCTTAAAGGCAAAATGAAAGAGAATGTAGAGGCTAATGCAGATCAGGGATTACTCTCAAAAAAACTGGCAAGAATAATGACTGATGTCCCTGTTGAATTTCATGAAGAAAACTTTGAATTAAGCATTCCCGACTTTGAAAAAGTAAAAGAAATTTTTAAAGAACTTGAATTCCGGAGAATTCTGGAAAACTTTTTAAAGACTTTTAATCAAAGCATAAATGATAATATTCCGGGAACAAATGCAGATACCCAAAAAAAACAAACTTCCGGGAATGTTCAGTTTGATTTATTTAATCTCCCCGGATCCGGAACTGTTACCCCCGGAGAAAATGAAGTTAACGGGTACCAAACCATTGCCAACACCCCGCACTCTTATCAATATGTAAATACCGTATTGGGGCGGAAGTTATTACTTGAAAAACTTTTAAAACAAAAAAGCGTGTGTTTTGACACCGAAACCACCAGCTTAAAATCGCTGGAAGCCGAATTAGTGGGTTGTGCTTTTTCATGGGAAGATGGTAAAGGATACTACGTTACATTTCCTGAAGACCAGGCAGAAACCCAAAAAATAATTGAAGAATTCAAACCTTTCTTTGAAAAGAAAAACATTCAAAAAATAGGACAAAATTTAAAATACGATATAAAAGTATTGTCCAATTACAACATAGAGGTAAGCGAACCTTTTTTTGATACCATGATTGCACATTATCTTATAAATCCGGATATGAGGCACAATATGGACATCCTGGCAGAAACCTACCTTAATTACCAACCCGTTTCAATTACTGAACTGATTGGAAAAAAAGGGAAAAATCAACTTTCAATGCGTACGGTAGAGCTTGAAAAACAAACCGAATATGCGGTGGAAGATGCAGACATCACCCTTCAGCTTAAAGAACATTTTGAAAAAGAATTAAAAAGCGGCAATGTAACAAAACTTTTTAATGAGGTTGAAGTGCCCCTGGTGAGGGTACTTGCCGATATGGAAATTGAGGGGATAAATATTGATACAAATTATTTAAAAGAACTTTCTGAAAAACTCTCCGAAGATATTAACAGGCTCGAAAAAGGAATTTACCAGCAGGCCGGAGAAGAGTTTAACCTCGCTTCACCCAAGCAACTGGGACCCATTCTTTTTGATAAATTAAAACTTGTAGATAAACCAAAAAAAACCAAAACAGGACAATATTCCACAGCAGAAGATGTGCTGTCATATCTGGCAAAGGATCATCAAATAGTAGCGGATATTTTAGAATGGCGGTCCTACAATAAATTAAAAAGCACCTATGTTGACGCCCTACCAAATGAAATAAACCCCCACACCAGGAGAGTTCACACTATCTATAATCAGGCAGTAGCAGCTACGGGGAGATTGAGCTCTAACAATCCTAACCTTCAAAATATTCCTATCAGGACCCAAAGAGGGAGAGAGGTTAGAAAAGCTTTTATACCTCGTAATGATGAATATATTTTAATGTCTGCTGATTATTCTCAAATAGAACTAAGGCTTATTGCTGCACTAAGCGGAGACGAAGTAATGATTAACTCCTTTTTAAAAGGAGAAGATATCCATGCATCTACGGCTGCAAAGGTGTTTAACGTTCCGCTAGACCAGGTAACAAGAGAACAAAGAAGCAATGCAAAAACCGTCAATTTCGGGATTATTTACGGTGTCTCTGCCTTTGGCTTAAGTAACCAAACCAATTTAACCCGGAGTGAGGCCAAAGAACTAATTGACACTTATTATAAAACCTATCCTACCCTTAAAGATTATATCTCAAAGCAAATAGACTTTGCCCGGGAACACGGGTATGTTGAAACCATTTTAGAAAGAAGACGTTACCTGAAAGATATAAACTCCAGAAATGCAGTAGTAAGAGGTGCCGCCGAACGTAATGCCGTTAATGCTCCCTTACAGGGCAGTGCTGCGGACATTATAAAAATAGCCATGATAAACATTCATAAAAAACTAAAAGAAGGAAATTATAAATCTAAAATGCTGCTACAGGTGCACGACGAACTGGTGTTTGATATACACAAAGAAGAACTGGAGACCTTAAAACCAATTATAAAATCTGAAATGGAAAACGCCTATAAATTAAAAGTTCCTTTAGAAGTTGAAGTAGGGACAGGACAAAACTGGCTGGAGGCTCATTGA
- the rplM gene encoding 50S ribosomal protein L13 has translation MDTLSYKTISANKATVDKQWVLVDAEGQSLGRLSSKVAKLLRGKYKPNYTPHVDCGDNVVIINAEKINLTGNKWNDKVYIHHTGYPGGQRSQTATELYKKDPARLVEKSVKGMLPKNKLGATLFRNLKVYAGAEHKQEAQKPTAINLNDLK, from the coding sequence GTGGACACATTAAGCTACAAAACAATTTCAGCAAATAAAGCTACTGTTGATAAACAGTGGGTTTTAGTAGATGCTGAAGGACAGTCGTTGGGGCGTCTTTCATCTAAGGTAGCCAAGCTACTTAGAGGTAAGTACAAGCCTAACTACACGCCGCACGTTGATTGTGGAGATAATGTTGTAATTATCAACGCAGAAAAAATCAACTTAACAGGTAACAAGTGGAATGATAAAGTTTACATTCACCATACTGGTTATCCTGGTGGTCAGAGATCACAAACAGCTACGGAACTTTACAAAAAGGATCCGGCTCGTTTGGTTGAAAAATCGGTAAAAGGGATGTTGCCTAAAAACAAATTAGGCGCAACTTTATTCCGTAATTTAAAAGTATATGCAGGAGCTGAACATAAACAGGAAGCTCAAAAACCTACTGCAATTAATTTAAACGATCTTAAATAA
- the rpsI gene encoding 30S ribosomal protein S9 — protein sequence MEVIHKIGRRKTAVARVYVSEGNGNITINKKDLNNYFPTATLQYKVKQPLNLTSTADNFDINVNVYGGGNTGQAEAIRLAISRALCEIDTENRTALKPEGLLTRDPRMVERKKFGQKKARKKFQFSKR from the coding sequence ATGGAAGTAATTCACAAAATTGGCAGACGTAAAACTGCAGTTGCCCGTGTGTATGTTTCAGAAGGTAACGGAAACATCACTATCAACAAAAAAGACTTAAACAACTACTTCCCTACTGCTACATTGCAATATAAAGTTAAGCAGCCTTTAAATTTAACAAGCACTGCTGATAACTTTGACATCAATGTAAATGTATATGGTGGTGGAAATACAGGTCAGGCAGAAGCTATTCGTTTAGCTATCTCCAGAGCTCTTTGCGAGATAGACACTGAAAACAGAACTGCCCTTAAGCCTGAAGGTTTATTAACCAGGGATCCAAGAATGGTAGAGCGTAAAAAATTCGGTCAGAAGAAAGCTCGTAAGAAATTCCAGTTCTCTAAGCGTTAA
- the rpsB gene encoding 30S ribosomal protein S2 translates to MANKIEVKELLDAGVHFGHLTRKWNPNMAPYIYMERNGIHVINLYKTAAKVEEANEALKKIAASGRKILFVATKKQAKDIVADKAGAVNMPYITERWPGGMLTNFVTIRKAVKKMTSIDRMKKDGTFDTLSKKEKLQVDRLRAKLEKNLGSIADMTRLPGALFIVDTMREHIAVKEAQKLNIPIFAMVDTNSDPREVDYVIPSNDDASKSIEKVLSLVTSAVAEGLAERRADKEAEKAEKEAAAKEEAKAEEEAKAKKVAALEADED, encoded by the coding sequence ATGGCAAACAAAATTGAAGTAAAAGAATTACTGGATGCAGGTGTTCACTTTGGCCACCTTACCAGAAAATGGAATCCGAACATGGCTCCTTACATATACATGGAGCGCAACGGGATTCACGTTATTAACTTATACAAAACAGCTGCTAAAGTAGAAGAAGCTAATGAAGCCCTTAAAAAAATAGCAGCTTCAGGTAGAAAAATATTATTCGTTGCTACCAAAAAACAAGCAAAAGATATCGTTGCTGATAAAGCAGGAGCTGTAAACATGCCTTACATTACCGAAAGATGGCCTGGTGGTATGTTAACCAACTTCGTAACTATCAGAAAAGCTGTCAAAAAAATGACTTCTATTGACAGAATGAAAAAAGACGGTACTTTTGATACACTTTCCAAAAAAGAAAAACTACAGGTAGATCGTTTAAGAGCTAAATTAGAAAAAAACTTAGGCTCAATTGCTGATATGACCCGTTTACCAGGTGCATTGTTTATTGTAGATACTATGCGTGAGCATATTGCTGTAAAAGAAGCACAAAAATTAAACATTCCGATATTTGCGATGGTTGATACCAATTCAGACCCAAGAGAGGTTGATTATGTAATACCATCGAATGATGATGCTTCCAAGTCTATTGAAAAAGTATTATCTCTTGTTACATCTGCTGTAGCTGAAGGCCTTGCGGAACGAAGAGCAGATAAAGAAGCTGAAAAAGCTGAAAAAGAAGCTGCTGCCAAAGAAGAAGCAAAAGCTGAAGAAGAAGCAAAGGCTAAAAAAGTTGCAGCACTTGAAGCTGACGAAGATTAA
- the tsf gene encoding translation elongation factor Ts, which translates to MANITAADVNSLRKTTGAGMMDCKKALVEAEGDFDKAIEILRKKGQKVAANRADRESSEGAVIAKVNNDKTFGVIVSLNCETDFVAKNESFVNLANELAELALNHADLDSFLAADFNGLTVSEKLTEQTGVIGEKIEIGGFKKLSAPFVGSYIHAGNKIATLVGLSANVEGAETAAKDVAMQAAAMNPVALNEEGVDQSVIDKEIEIAKDQLRAEGKPEAMLDNISKGKLKRFFKDNTLVNQDFIKDSKQSVAAYVKSVNPELKVTAFERVALS; encoded by the coding sequence ATGGCAAATATAACAGCCGCAGACGTTAACAGTTTAAGAAAAACAACAGGTGCCGGAATGATGGATTGCAAAAAAGCACTTGTTGAAGCAGAAGGTGATTTTGATAAAGCAATTGAAATTTTGCGTAAAAAAGGTCAAAAAGTTGCTGCAAACAGAGCAGACAGAGAATCTTCTGAAGGTGCAGTTATCGCAAAAGTAAATAACGATAAAACTTTCGGAGTAATCGTTTCATTAAATTGCGAAACTGACTTTGTTGCTAAAAACGAAAGCTTTGTTAACCTTGCTAACGAATTAGCAGAATTAGCATTAAACCATGCTGATTTAGATTCATTCTTAGCTGCTGATTTTAATGGCCTGACTGTATCAGAAAAGCTTACTGAGCAAACTGGTGTTATAGGTGAAAAAATAGAAATAGGCGGTTTCAAAAAATTAAGCGCCCCTTTTGTAGGTTCTTATATTCATGCAGGTAACAAAATTGCTACTTTAGTAGGTCTTTCTGCAAATGTTGAAGGTGCCGAAACAGCTGCAAAAGATGTTGCTATGCAAGCTGCCGCAATGAACCCGGTTGCTTTAAATGAAGAAGGAGTAGATCAGTCAGTAATCGATAAAGAAATTGAAATTGCTAAAGATCAATTAAGAGCTGAAGGAAAACCGGAAGCAATGTTAGACAATATTTCCAAAGGGAAATTAAAACGTTTCTTTAAAGATAACACTTTAGTAAATCAGGATTTTATTAAAGATAGCAAACAAAGTGTTGCTGCCTATGTAAAATCTGTTAATCCTGAATTAAAAGTTACTGCATTTGAAAGAGTAGCTTTAAGCTAA
- the pyrH gene encoding UMP kinase, protein MHYNRILLKLSGEALMGERQYGIDPKRLKEYAEEIKQVVDKGVEVAIVIGGGNIFRGVAGASNGMDRVQGDHMGMLATVINGLALQSALEDEGVQTRLQSAIKINEVAEPFIRRRAIRHLEKKRVVIFGGGTGNPYFTTDSAAVLRAIEIDADVILKGTRVDGIYTSDPEKDKNATKFDFISFDDVLSKGLKVMDTTAFTLSQENELPIIVFDMNRKGNLLKVVSGENIGTKVNL, encoded by the coding sequence ATGCATTATAACAGAATACTTTTAAAGCTTAGCGGAGAAGCTTTAATGGGGGAAAGACAATACGGAATAGACCCCAAAAGATTAAAAGAATACGCTGAAGAAATTAAACAGGTAGTTGACAAAGGTGTAGAAGTTGCTATTGTAATAGGCGGAGGAAATATTTTTAGAGGAGTAGCAGGAGCCAGCAACGGAATGGACAGAGTACAAGGTGACCACATGGGTATGCTGGCTACAGTAATAAACGGCCTGGCATTGCAAAGTGCTTTAGAAGATGAAGGAGTACAAACCAGACTGCAATCAGCAATTAAAATAAATGAAGTAGCCGAACCTTTTATAAGAAGAAGAGCTATAAGGCACCTAGAAAAGAAACGGGTAGTCATTTTTGGAGGAGGCACAGGAAATCCTTATTTCACAACTGATTCCGCAGCAGTGCTTAGAGCTATAGAAATTGACGCCGATGTTATTCTGAAAGGAACCAGGGTAGATGGTATATATACGTCTGATCCGGAGAAAGATAAAAACGCTACTAAATTTGACTTTATATCATTTGACGATGTTTTAAGCAAGGGGTTAAAAGTAATGGATACTACGGCTTTTACCTTAAGTCAGGAAAACGAACTGCCAATCATAGTTTTTGACATGAACAGGAAAGGAAATTTGCTAAAAGTGGTTTCCGGTGAAAATATAGGTACAAAAGTAAATCTTTAA
- the frr gene encoding ribosome recycling factor gives MNEELNFILDSAKESMDLGIKHLEKELINIRAGKASPSMVGSVFVDYYGAQTPLNQVANVSTPDARTISIQPWEKSMLQEIERAIMIANIGFNPMNNGEMIIINVPPLTEERRKDLVKQAKSEAEHAKVSIRNARQDANKEIKKLDASEDLKSNAEVDIQELTDTYIKRVDDILTVKEKEIMTV, from the coding sequence ATGAATGAAGAATTAAATTTTATTTTAGACAGTGCAAAAGAATCCATGGATTTAGGGATTAAGCATTTGGAAAAAGAATTAATAAATATACGTGCAGGAAAAGCAAGTCCCTCTATGGTGGGGAGCGTTTTTGTAGATTATTACGGAGCCCAAACTCCATTAAATCAGGTAGCAAATGTCAGCACCCCCGATGCCCGGACAATTTCAATTCAGCCCTGGGAAAAATCAATGCTTCAGGAAATAGAAAGAGCCATCATGATTGCCAATATAGGATTTAATCCTATGAACAACGGCGAAATGATTATAATCAATGTTCCTCCGTTAACTGAAGAAAGAAGAAAAGACCTCGTTAAGCAGGCCAAATCTGAAGCTGAACATGCTAAGGTAAGTATCCGCAATGCAAGACAGGATGCCAATAAAGAAATTAAAAAACTTGATGCCTCCGAAGATTTAAAAAGCAATGCAGAAGTAGACATACAAGAATTAACAGACACCTATATTAAAAGAGTAGATGATATACTTACTGTTAAAGAAAAAGAAATCATGACTGTTTAA
- a CDS encoding DUF5686 and carboxypeptidase-like regulatory domain-containing protein: MKNLIIFVSFFLTFLTFSQNNVNGIVIDKNSNAPLPFANIITDKNQGLITNADGSFIIENAENLNRITVSYVGYKTLSVNILPGSSYYKIELEPDIEKLNEVILVGKENPAIPIIKKTIENRKKNDPESVLKSYSFKSYNKLLVTANPDSINGAIDSVYIRKKGKLEFKQTDSSNYELKKQLSRSHLYITEKISEYKFSENKGRRKNILGSRMAGFKEPIYEFLAVSIQSFSFYKNKYTLFGTDYVNPIANNALNIYHYRILDTVSTGKNSLYMIYYFPKKRGKTAGLEGVLYIDTKSFGLQKAVAQLKAVIDVQATQEFEYQPNEKIWFPVKKEIKVKKGDSKEKINLFNGAVGIQFSNEKDSSIVRTNKNVAEEMIQLISTEKNFEIQLNIPVEIKGRGLEIEVDEKASDRDAEFWNLYRSDSITARETETYKYLDSITEAEKIEKKIYVGRKLLQGYLPSKYFDFDLRNLVKYNNHEGFRLGLGLITNTNFSSIYRLNGYGVFGTKDKEFKYGVGASARINKYTNSWLGLNYTDDLVETGSNSFITDTRAFSLFEPRLFNITSFYKVKKISPYISHDITPKFIGKLQFNHTDIVPTYDYNYIGDGETFDNFTLSTLVTSFQWNPFNEYMFTKEGKKPVKTKYPQFALQVSKSFDGFLGGDFDFTKLNLRAYYELKPLNKGKSTFLFNAGWALGDIPLTHLYNLSPNQPTKYSILRRFSIAGRDSFETMFFNEFFSDRYASLQIKHFFKRFKLLNKIKPEVVLISRFALGDVSDKEKHINVDFNSLKNGYMESGLEINKIFKGFGLSAMYRDGAYHLPRFDDNLSFKFTYYFTLGF, translated from the coding sequence GTGAAAAATCTTATAATTTTCGTTTCTTTTTTCCTTACTTTTTTGACATTCTCACAAAATAATGTCAATGGTATTGTAATAGATAAAAACTCAAATGCCCCGCTACCCTTTGCCAATATAATTACTGACAAAAATCAAGGGCTAATTACTAATGCTGACGGTTCATTTATAATAGAAAATGCAGAAAATTTAAACCGGATTACAGTAAGCTATGTAGGATACAAAACTCTTTCGGTGAACATACTGCCTGGTTCTTCTTATTACAAAATTGAATTAGAACCGGATATTGAAAAGTTAAATGAAGTAATTTTAGTGGGAAAAGAAAATCCTGCTATCCCCATTATAAAAAAAACCATAGAGAACAGGAAAAAAAATGATCCTGAATCCGTATTAAAAAGTTATAGTTTTAAATCTTATAATAAACTTCTTGTAACAGCAAATCCTGATTCAATCAATGGAGCTATAGATTCTGTTTACATAAGAAAAAAAGGCAAACTTGAGTTCAAACAAACTGATTCCAGTAACTACGAATTAAAAAAACAACTCTCCCGTTCCCATTTATACATAACGGAGAAAATTTCGGAATATAAATTTTCAGAAAACAAAGGGCGCAGAAAAAACATTCTGGGTAGCAGAATGGCAGGATTTAAAGAACCTATTTATGAATTTCTTGCGGTCAGTATACAATCGTTCTCATTCTATAAAAATAAATACACCCTATTTGGAACAGATTATGTAAACCCAATAGCTAATAATGCTCTAAACATATATCATTACCGAATTTTAGACACCGTCAGCACAGGTAAAAATTCACTCTATATGATTTATTATTTCCCTAAAAAAAGAGGGAAAACAGCAGGATTGGAAGGGGTTTTGTATATAGACACCAAATCTTTTGGTTTGCAAAAGGCAGTTGCCCAATTAAAAGCAGTTATTGATGTACAGGCAACACAGGAATTTGAATATCAACCCAATGAAAAAATATGGTTTCCTGTTAAAAAGGAAATAAAAGTAAAAAAAGGAGACAGTAAAGAAAAAATAAATTTGTTTAATGGTGCCGTAGGTATACAGTTTTCTAACGAGAAAGACTCTTCAATTGTAAGAACCAATAAAAATGTGGCCGAAGAAATGATTCAACTCATTTCTACGGAAAAAAACTTTGAAATTCAACTTAACATCCCTGTAGAAATAAAAGGAAGAGGCCTGGAAATAGAGGTTGACGAAAAAGCATCTGACAGAGATGCAGAATTTTGGAATCTTTATCGAAGTGATAGTATCACCGCAAGGGAAACGGAAACCTATAAATATTTGGACAGTATTACCGAAGCCGAAAAAATAGAAAAAAAAATATATGTAGGGCGAAAACTTCTGCAAGGTTATTTGCCAAGCAAATATTTTGACTTTGATTTAAGAAATCTAGTAAAATACAATAACCATGAAGGCTTCAGGCTGGGCCTTGGCCTAATTACAAACACAAATTTTTCTTCAATATACCGGCTTAACGGTTATGGGGTTTTCGGCACAAAAGATAAAGAATTTAAATATGGGGTTGGAGCTTCAGCCAGAATAAATAAATATACCAACAGTTGGTTAGGACTAAATTATACTGACGATTTGGTAGAAACCGGTAGCAATAGTTTTATAACAGACACAAGAGCCTTTTCCCTTTTCGAACCCAGGTTGTTTAATATAACATCTTTTTACAAGGTAAAAAAAATAAGCCCTTATATAAGTCATGATATCACCCCAAAGTTTATAGGGAAATTACAATTCAATCATACCGATATAGTACCTACTTATGATTATAATTATATAGGTGATGGTGAAACTTTTGACAATTTTACCCTCAGTACTCTTGTAACTTCATTCCAATGGAACCCGTTTAATGAATACATGTTTACCAAAGAAGGAAAGAAACCGGTTAAAACAAAATATCCGCAATTTGCATTGCAGGTTTCCAAGAGTTTTGACGGATTTTTAGGAGGAGATTTTGATTTTACAAAACTGAATTTAAGAGCTTACTACGAATTAAAACCACTTAATAAAGGCAAAAGTACTTTTTTATTTAATGCCGGATGGGCGTTGGGTGATATTCCACTTACACATTTGTACAATTTGTCACCCAATCAACCTACTAAATACTCTATCCTCAGAAGATTTTCTATAGCAGGAAGGGATAGTTTTGAAACTATGTTTTTTAATGAATTTTTTTCAGACAGGTATGCTTCCTTACAAATAAAACATTTTTTTAAACGTTTTAAACTTTTAAATAAGATAAAACCTGAGGTTGTACTCATTTCAAGGTTTGCCCTCGGTGATGTGTCTGACAAGGAAAAGCATATAAATGTGGATTTTAATTCTCTGAAAAATGGTTACATGGAAAGTGGTCTCGAAATAAATAAAATTTTCAAAGGATTTGGCTTAAGTGCCATGTATAGGGATGGTGCATATCACCTGCCCCGGTTTGACGATAACCTTTCTTTTAAATTTACATATTATTTCACACTTGGTTTTTAG